A region of Streptomyces sp. NBC_01750 DNA encodes the following proteins:
- a CDS encoding MarP family serine protease, which produces MNVLDILLLVAAVWFAIVGYRQGFVVGILSVIGFLGGGLVAVYLLPVIWGQLTNDSDVSTTAAVVAVVIVIVCASVGQAFTTHLGNRLRRFITWSPARALDATGGAVVNVVAMLLVAWLIGSALAGTSLPTLGKEVRNSKVLLGVSRVMPSQANTWFADFSSVLAQNGLPQVFSPFANEPITEVQAPDPALAGSPVAARAQRSIVKVVGTAPSCGKVLEGTGFVFSDRRVMTNAHVVGGVDEPTVQIGGEGRLYDAKVVLYDWQRDIAVLDVPDLKARPLMFSEADARSGNGAIVAGFPENGSYDVRSARVRGRINANGPDIYRRSTVRRDVYSLFTTVRQGNSGGPLLTPDGKVYGVIFARSLDDPNTGYALTADEIRDDITRGLSANQQVDSQGCAL; this is translated from the coding sequence CGTCGGCTATCGCCAGGGCTTCGTCGTGGGCATCCTGTCGGTGATCGGTTTCCTCGGCGGTGGCCTTGTCGCGGTCTATCTGCTCCCCGTCATCTGGGGCCAGCTGACCAACGACTCCGATGTGTCGACGACGGCCGCGGTCGTCGCCGTGGTGATCGTGATCGTCTGTGCCTCGGTGGGCCAGGCCTTCACCACCCACCTCGGCAACAGACTGCGCCGGTTCATCACGTGGTCGCCCGCCCGCGCGCTGGACGCGACCGGTGGCGCGGTGGTCAACGTGGTCGCGATGCTGCTGGTCGCCTGGCTGATCGGCTCCGCGCTGGCCGGCACGTCCCTGCCCACGCTCGGCAAGGAGGTCCGTAACTCCAAGGTGCTGCTCGGCGTCTCCAGGGTGATGCCCAGTCAGGCCAACACCTGGTTCGCGGACTTCTCCTCCGTCCTCGCGCAGAACGGCCTCCCGCAGGTCTTCAGCCCGTTCGCCAACGAGCCCATCACCGAGGTCCAGGCCCCGGACCCGGCGCTGGCGGGCAGCCCGGTCGCCGCCCGCGCCCAGCGGTCCATCGTCAAGGTCGTCGGTACGGCCCCGAGCTGCGGCAAGGTCCTCGAGGGCACCGGGTTCGTCTTCTCCGACCGCCGGGTGATGACCAATGCCCATGTCGTCGGCGGCGTCGACGAGCCGACCGTGCAGATCGGCGGCGAGGGCAGGCTGTACGACGCGAAGGTCGTGCTCTACGACTGGCAGCGCGACATCGCCGTACTGGACGTCCCCGACCTCAAGGCACGGCCGCTCATGTTCAGCGAAGCGGACGCGCGCAGCGGCAACGGCGCGATCGTCGCCGGCTTCCCGGAGAACGGCTCGTACGACGTGCGCTCGGCCCGTGTCCGCGGCCGGATCAACGCCAACGGCCCCGACATCTACCGCCGCAGCACCGTGCGCCGCGATGTCTACTCGCTCTTCACGACGGTCCGGCAGGGCAACTCCGGCGGCCCGCTGCTCACGCCGGACGGCAAGGTGTACGGCGTCATCTTCGCCAGGTCACTGGACGACCCGAACACCGGTTACGCCCTGACGGCCGACGAGATCCGCGACGACATCACACGTGGCCTGAGCGCCAACCAGCAGGTCGACAGCCAGGGATGCGCGCTGTAG
- the acs gene encoding acetate--CoA ligase, which produces MSNESLANLLKEERRFAPPAELAAHANVTAEAYEQAEADRLGFWAEQARRLTWATEPTETLDWTNPPFAKWFADGKLNVAYNCVDRHVEAGNGDRVAIHFEGEPGDSRAVTYAELKDEVSRAANALTELGVVKGDRVAVYLPMIPEAVVAMLACARIGAAHSVVFGGFSADAVASRIQDADAKLVITADGGYRRGKPSALKPAIDEAVAKCPQVEHVLVIRRTGQDTAITEGRDVWWHEIVARQSAEHTPEAFEAEHPLFILYTSGTTGKPKGILHTSGGYLTQAAYTHNAVFDLKPESDVFWCTADIGWVTGHSYIVYGPLANGATQVMYEGTPDTPHQGRFWEIIQKYGVTILYTAPTAIRTFMKWGDDIPAKFDLSSLRILGSVGEPINPEAWIWYRENIGAGKTPIVDTWWQTETGAMMISPLPGVTETKPGSAQRALPGISATVVDDEAHEVPNGGGGYLVLTEPWPSMLRTIWGDDQRFIDTYWSRFQGKYFAGDGAKKDDDGDIWLLGRVDDVMLVSGHNISTTEVESALVSHPKVAEAAVVGATDETTGQAIVAFVILRGTASEDENLVNDLRNHVGATLGPIAKPKRVLPVAELPKTRSGKIMRRLLRDVAENRQLGDVTTLTDSSVMDLIQSRLPGAASED; this is translated from the coding sequence GTGAGCAACGAAAGCCTGGCCAACCTGCTCAAGGAGGAGCGGCGGTTCGCGCCTCCGGCCGAGCTGGCCGCACACGCCAACGTGACGGCGGAGGCGTACGAGCAGGCCGAGGCGGACAGGCTTGGCTTCTGGGCCGAGCAGGCGCGCCGGCTCACCTGGGCCACCGAACCGACCGAGACCCTCGACTGGACCAACCCGCCGTTCGCGAAGTGGTTCGCCGACGGCAAGCTCAACGTTGCGTACAACTGCGTGGACCGCCATGTCGAAGCGGGCAACGGCGACCGGGTCGCCATCCACTTCGAGGGTGAGCCCGGCGACAGCCGGGCCGTCACCTACGCCGAACTCAAGGACGAGGTCTCGCGCGCCGCGAACGCCCTCACGGAGCTGGGAGTCGTCAAGGGCGACCGGGTCGCCGTCTACCTCCCGATGATCCCCGAGGCCGTGGTGGCGATGCTGGCCTGCGCCCGTATCGGCGCCGCCCACTCGGTGGTCTTCGGCGGCTTCTCGGCCGACGCCGTCGCCTCCCGTATCCAGGACGCCGACGCCAAGCTGGTCATCACCGCGGACGGCGGCTACCGCCGCGGCAAGCCGAGCGCGCTCAAGCCCGCGATCGACGAGGCCGTCGCCAAGTGCCCTCAGGTGGAGCATGTCCTGGTGATCCGGCGTACCGGCCAGGACACAGCGATCACCGAGGGCCGCGATGTGTGGTGGCACGAGATCGTCGCCCGCCAGTCCGCGGAGCACACCCCGGAGGCCTTCGAGGCGGAACACCCGCTCTTCATCCTCTACACCTCCGGCACAACGGGTAAGCCGAAGGGCATCCTGCACACTTCCGGCGGCTATCTCACCCAGGCGGCCTACACCCACAACGCCGTCTTCGACCTCAAGCCGGAGTCGGACGTCTTCTGGTGCACCGCCGACATCGGCTGGGTGACCGGCCACTCGTACATCGTGTACGGGCCGCTGGCCAACGGCGCGACACAGGTGATGTACGAGGGCACGCCCGACACCCCGCACCAGGGCCGCTTCTGGGAGATCATCCAGAAGTACGGCGTCACGATCCTCTACACGGCGCCGACCGCGATCCGCACGTTCATGAAGTGGGGTGACGACATCCCCGCCAAATTCGACCTGAGCAGTCTGCGCATCCTCGGATCGGTCGGTGAGCCGATCAACCCCGAGGCGTGGATCTGGTACCGGGAGAACATCGGCGCCGGCAAGACGCCGATCGTGGACACCTGGTGGCAGACCGAGACCGGCGCGATGATGATCTCGCCGCTGCCCGGTGTGACCGAGACCAAGCCCGGATCCGCGCAGCGCGCGCTGCCCGGCATCTCGGCGACCGTGGTGGACGACGAGGCGCACGAGGTGCCCAACGGTGGCGGCGGCTATCTCGTCCTCACCGAGCCGTGGCCGTCGATGCTGCGCACCATCTGGGGCGACGACCAGCGCTTCATCGACACGTACTGGTCGCGCTTCCAGGGCAAGTACTTTGCGGGCGACGGCGCCAAGAAGGACGACGACGGCGATATCTGGCTGCTGGGCCGGGTCGACGACGTGATGCTGGTGTCCGGCCACAACATCTCGACCACCGAGGTGGAGTCGGCCCTGGTCTCGCACCCGAAGGTCGCCGAGGCGGCGGTCGTGGGCGCGACGGACGAGACGACCGGTCAGGCGATCGTTGCCTTCGTGATCCTGCGCGGTACGGCGAGCGAGGACGAGAACCTCGTGAACGACCTGCGCAATCACGTGGGCGCGACGCTCGGCCCGATCGCGAAGCCGAAGCGGGTGCTGCCGGTGGCGGAGCTGCCGAAGACCCGCTCCGGCAAGATCATGCGCCGGTTGCTGCGTGACGTTGCCGAGAACCGTCAGCTGGGCGATGTCACCACGCTCACCGACTCGTCGGTGATGGACCTGATCCAGTCGAGGCTGCCGGGCGCGGCCAGCGAGGACTGA
- a CDS encoding alpha/beta fold hydrolase, whose translation MTAPDTNPGGFGSLGSPVRLDGPWTHRDVAANGARFHIAEMGDGPLVLLLHGFPQFWWTWRHQLTALADAGFRAVAMDLRGMGGSDRTPRGYDPANLALDITGVVRSLGEPDAALVGHDLGGYLAWTAAVMRPKLVRRLAVSSMPHPRRWRSAMLSDFSQSRAGSYIWGFQRPWLPERQLVADDAALVGKLIQEWSGPQLPDEKAVEVYRRAMSIPSTAHCSIEPYRWMVRSMARPDGIQFNRRMKRPVRVPTLHLHGSLDPAIRTRSAAGSGEYVEAPYRWRLFDGLGHFPHEEDPVAFSTELINWLKDPEPDR comes from the coding sequence ATGACGGCCCCTGATACCAACCCCGGCGGCTTCGGCAGCCTTGGCAGCCCCGTACGCCTCGACGGTCCCTGGACCCACCGCGACGTGGCGGCCAATGGTGCGCGCTTCCACATCGCCGAGATGGGCGACGGACCGCTGGTGCTGCTGCTCCACGGCTTTCCGCAGTTCTGGTGGACGTGGCGGCACCAGCTGACCGCGCTTGCCGACGCGGGGTTCCGGGCGGTGGCGATGGACCTGCGGGGCATGGGCGGCAGCGACCGTACGCCGCGGGGCTACGACCCCGCGAACCTGGCGCTCGACATCACGGGCGTGGTGCGCTCGCTGGGCGAGCCGGACGCGGCGCTGGTCGGGCACGACCTGGGCGGGTATCTGGCGTGGACCGCGGCGGTGATGCGGCCGAAGCTGGTGCGCCGGCTCGCGGTCTCCTCGATGCCGCATCCGCGGCGTTGGCGCTCGGCGATGCTCTCCGACTTCTCGCAGAGCCGCGCGGGTTCATACATCTGGGGCTTCCAGCGACCGTGGCTTCCGGAGCGTCAGCTCGTCGCGGACGACGCGGCCTTGGTGGGCAAGCTGATCCAGGAGTGGTCCGGGCCACAGCTGCCGGACGAGAAGGCGGTCGAGGTCTACCGTCGGGCGATGAGCATCCCGTCGACGGCGCACTGCTCGATTGAGCCGTACCGGTGGATGGTGCGGTCGATGGCACGGCCGGACGGCATCCAGTTCAACCGCCGGATGAAGCGCCCGGTCCGGGTGCCGACGCTGCATCTGCACGGCTCCTTGGACCCGGCGATCCGTACGCGCAGCGCGGCGGGGTCGGGCGAGTACGTGGAAGCGCCGTACCGCTGGCGGCTGTTCGACGGCCTGGGTCACTTCCCCCATGAGGAGGATCCGGTGGCGTTCTCGACGGAGCTCATCAACTGGCTGAAGGACCCGGAGCCGGACCGGTAG
- a CDS encoding phage holin family protein — protein sequence MSDPGNSTVNAVGADRSLGQLVASATAEMSALVHDEIALAKAELRQDVKRGAIGGTAITIAGVFALFSLPVLSFAAAYGIHNLGLGLAWSFLIVGGAFLVLAGLAALLAVTKFKKVKPPERSIASAKQTAAVLQNVKPHPRSAQDRVSV from the coding sequence ATGAGCGACCCCGGCAACAGCACGGTGAACGCCGTCGGCGCCGACCGCAGTCTCGGCCAGTTGGTCGCCTCGGCGACCGCCGAGATGTCCGCGCTTGTGCACGACGAGATCGCCCTGGCCAAGGCGGAACTGCGACAGGACGTCAAGCGCGGCGCCATCGGCGGAACGGCCATCACGATCGCGGGAGTGTTCGCGCTCTTCTCGCTGCCGGTGCTGAGCTTCGCCGCGGCGTACGGGATCCACAATCTGGGTCTCGGCCTCGCCTGGTCGTTCCTGATCGTGGGCGGCGCGTTCCTGGTGCTGGCCGGGCTGGCGGCGCTGCTCGCCGTCACCAAGTTCAAGAAGGTCAAGCCGCCGGAGAGGTCCATCGCTTCGGCCAAGCAGACAGCGGCCGTACTGCAGAACGTCAAGCCGCACCCCCGGTCGGCGCAGGACAGGGTCTCCGTCTGA
- a CDS encoding oxidoreductase, producing MSTNASSVDPLATLGSLPGVADSVDSVRKAVDGVYGHRVMRRRSNEVTSEAALRGARGSAALSGADWALEEVRRRTDFGTEAEARTVGAALRLTAEAGQLLSIWRQSPLRVLARLHLVAAGGAGVDETVGRPRLAGEAVDEPLIDAPLPDAGEVAGRLDGLAELIIVGSSAPALVTAAVVHGELLALRPFGSYNGLVARAAERIVLIGSGLDPKSICPAEVGHAEQGRAAYVAAFEGYLSGKPEGMAGWIAHCGRAVELGVRESTAVCEALQRGAA from the coding sequence ATGAGTACGAATGCCTCGTCGGTCGACCCCCTCGCCACTCTCGGATCCTTGCCGGGCGTCGCCGACTCCGTGGACTCCGTACGCAAAGCCGTCGACGGTGTCTACGGACACCGGGTCATGCGGCGCCGCAGCAATGAGGTCACCTCGGAAGCGGCACTGCGTGGAGCACGCGGTTCCGCCGCGCTGTCCGGAGCGGACTGGGCCCTGGAGGAAGTACGCAGGCGCACAGATTTCGGTACCGAGGCCGAGGCGCGTACGGTCGGTGCGGCACTGCGGCTGACTGCCGAGGCCGGTCAACTGCTCTCCATCTGGCGGCAGTCGCCGCTCCGGGTGCTGGCCCGGCTGCATCTGGTCGCGGCCGGCGGCGCCGGCGTTGACGAGACGGTGGGCCGTCCGCGCCTGGCGGGCGAGGCGGTCGACGAGCCGCTGATCGACGCGCCGCTGCCGGACGCGGGCGAGGTCGCCGGCCGGCTGGACGGCCTGGCGGAGCTGATCATCGTGGGAAGTTCCGCGCCGGCGCTGGTGACGGCAGCCGTGGTGCACGGCGAGCTGCTGGCGCTGCGCCCCTTCGGTTCGTACAACGGTCTGGTCGCGCGGGCGGCCGAGCGCATCGTGCTGATCGGCAGCGGACTCGACCCCAAGTCGATCTGTCCGGCAGAGGTCGGCCACGCGGAGCAGGGCCGGGCGGCGTACGTCGCGGCCTTTGAGGGCTATCTCTCCGGAAAGCCGGAAGGCATGGCCGGCTGGATCGCGCACTGCGGGCGCGCGGTGGAGCTGGGGGTCCGGGAGTCGACGGCGGTGTGTGAGGCGTTGCAGCGCGGCGCTGCCTGA
- a CDS encoding bifunctional SulP family inorganic anion transporter/carbonic anhydrase: MSSCVPTRTDDPSRKTKDNKPRTSLISRFQRPHGPPPPGGGGKGGGRRFPIAGADFSASISVFLIALPLSLGIALATGAPLQAGLVAAAVGGIVAGRLGGSPLQVSGPAAGLTVVTADLIHRYGWRTTCAITVLAGLTQLVLSALRVARSALAVSPAIVHGMLAGIGVTIALAQLHIVLGGTPQSSAVDNVRALPAQLAGLHPAAVSASILTVAVLLLWPRIPGRAGRIVRKLPAALAAVAGTTAFATVAGLNLTRVDLPSWSSHALPEPPEGPVLGLLAAVLTITLVGSVESLLSAVAVDKLVAGRKKPAVRIPRAHLDRELAGQGAANIVSGALGGLPVTGVAVRSAANVSAGGVSRNSTMLHGLWVAVAALLLVPVLDLIPLASLAALVMVVGVQMVNLTHLRSVKRNREMMVYAVTLASVVITGVLEGVMIGIAMAVAVALHRLTRTRITSDEQAGVHRVRARGQLTFLAVPRLSRTLAQIPPEADCVVELDGSFMDHAAYEALHDWQTSHIAQGGTVEFTGRAGGRISEPASETHGCCRPWTPWRNHHCGERPPRAKPHQLANGLSSFQRNTAPLVRDELARLAREGQQPSQLFLTCADSRLVTSMITASGPGDLFTVRNVGNLVPLPGAESGDDSVAAAIEYAVDVLEVDSITICGHSGCGAMQALLSTPPTGAQTPLRRWLRHGLPSLERMKSRHRSWARISGRLPTDAVEQLCLTNVVQQLEHLRAHEAVARRLAEGTLELHGMYFHVGEAQAYLLASSDEHEIDEVFDRVAPTPSALEKSQA, encoded by the coding sequence ATGTCTTCCTGCGTCCCCACTCGCACAGACGACCCTTCACGCAAGACCAAGGACAACAAGCCCCGCACGTCTCTCATCTCGCGCTTCCAGCGCCCCCACGGTCCGCCGCCACCCGGCGGCGGCGGCAAAGGCGGTGGCCGTCGGTTCCCCATCGCGGGCGCCGACTTCTCCGCCTCGATCTCCGTCTTTCTGATCGCGCTGCCGCTCTCCCTCGGCATCGCACTCGCCACCGGCGCACCACTCCAGGCCGGGCTGGTGGCGGCAGCAGTCGGCGGTATCGTCGCCGGCCGACTCGGCGGGTCACCGCTGCAAGTCAGCGGCCCGGCGGCCGGACTGACCGTGGTCACCGCCGATCTGATCCACCGGTACGGATGGCGCACCACCTGCGCCATCACCGTTCTCGCCGGACTCACCCAACTCGTGCTGTCCGCCCTGCGGGTGGCCCGATCGGCTCTCGCCGTCAGCCCGGCGATCGTGCACGGCATGCTGGCCGGCATCGGCGTCACGATCGCCCTCGCCCAGCTCCATATCGTTCTCGGCGGCACCCCGCAGAGCTCGGCGGTCGACAACGTCCGTGCTCTGCCGGCCCAGTTGGCCGGTCTCCACCCGGCCGCAGTGTCGGCCAGCATCCTGACCGTCGCCGTACTGCTGCTGTGGCCGCGCATTCCGGGGCGCGCGGGCCGGATCGTACGGAAGCTCCCGGCCGCACTCGCCGCAGTGGCCGGTACGACCGCCTTCGCCACGGTCGCCGGGCTGAACCTGACGCGCGTCGACCTTCCGTCCTGGAGCAGTCACGCCCTGCCCGAGCCGCCAGAGGGCCCGGTGCTCGGCCTACTCGCCGCCGTGCTCACCATCACCTTGGTGGGCAGCGTGGAGTCGCTGCTGTCTGCGGTCGCCGTCGACAAGCTGGTGGCCGGCCGCAAGAAGCCGGCAGTCCGCATTCCGCGCGCTCATCTCGACCGGGAGCTGGCCGGCCAGGGAGCGGCGAATATCGTCTCCGGCGCGCTCGGCGGGCTCCCCGTCACCGGGGTCGCCGTACGCAGCGCCGCCAATGTGTCCGCGGGCGGTGTGAGCCGTAACTCCACGATGCTGCACGGCCTGTGGGTCGCGGTCGCCGCGCTGCTGCTGGTGCCCGTGCTTGATCTGATCCCGCTGGCGTCCCTCGCAGCGCTGGTGATGGTCGTGGGCGTCCAGATGGTCAACCTCACCCATCTGCGCAGCGTGAAGCGGAACCGCGAAATGATGGTGTACGCGGTGACACTGGCGTCGGTCGTCATCACCGGCGTGCTGGAAGGCGTGATGATCGGGATCGCGATGGCGGTCGCCGTCGCACTGCACAGGCTGACCAGGACCCGGATCACCTCCGATGAGCAGGCGGGGGTCCACCGGGTGCGGGCACGCGGCCAGTTGACGTTCCTCGCCGTGCCCCGGCTGAGCCGGACACTGGCCCAGATCCCCCCGGAGGCCGACTGCGTCGTCGAACTGGACGGTTCGTTCATGGACCATGCCGCGTACGAAGCGCTGCACGACTGGCAGACCTCGCATATCGCGCAGGGCGGGACGGTGGAGTTCACCGGCCGGGCAGGGGGCCGGATCAGCGAGCCCGCCTCGGAGACGCACGGCTGCTGTCGCCCCTGGACGCCCTGGCGCAACCACCACTGCGGCGAGCGCCCGCCACGTGCCAAGCCGCATCAACTGGCCAATGGGCTCAGCTCGTTCCAGCGCAATACCGCTCCGCTGGTGCGCGACGAGCTGGCGCGGCTGGCCCGCGAGGGACAGCAGCCCTCGCAGCTCTTCCTCACCTGCGCCGACTCCCGCCTGGTCACCAGCATGATCACGGCCAGCGGCCCCGGCGATCTGTTCACCGTGCGGAATGTGGGCAATCTGGTGCCCCTGCCCGGCGCGGAGAGTGGCGACGACTCGGTGGCGGCCGCGATCGAGTACGCCGTCGATGTGCTGGAGGTGGACTCGATCACCATCTGCGGGCACTCGGGGTGCGGGGCGATGCAGGCCCTGCTGAGCACTCCGCCCACGGGCGCACAGACCCCGCTGCGTCGCTGGCTGCGGCATGGGCTGCCGAGTCTGGAGCGGATGAAGAGCCGGCACCGCTCCTGGGCCAGGATCTCGGGGCGGCTGCCGACCGACGCGGTCGAGCAGCTGTGTCTGACCAATGTGGTCCAGCAGTTGGAGCATCTGCGCGCCCATGAGGCGGTAGCCCGGCGGCTCGCCGAGGGCACGCTGGAGCTGCACGGCATGTACTTCCATGTCGGCGAGGCCCAGGCGTATCTGCTCGCGAGCAGCGATGAGCACGAGATCGACGAAGTCTTCGACCGGGTCGCCCCCACGCCCTCGGCCCTCGAGAAGTCGCAGGCCTGA
- the nhaA gene encoding Na+/H+ antiporter NhaA produces the protein MAAPTPTNRKFLGRLSLPERTYVADALRAETVGGVLLLVAAIAALVWVNSPLSESYEAVSDYHIGPASLGLDLSVQHWAADGLLAIFFFVAGIELKRELVAGELRDPKAAALPVVAAICGMALPALVYTLTAAIGGGSTAGWAVPTATDIAFALAVLAVIGTSLPSALRAFLLTLAVVDDLFAILIIAVFFTDSLNFAALGGAVIGLAVFWLLLRREVRGWYVYVPLALVIWGLMYNSGVHATIAGVAMGLMLRCTKRDGEEYSPGEHIEHLVRPLSAGLAVPLFALFAAGVTVSGSALTDVFTKPETLGVVLGLVVGKAVGVFGGTWLAARFTRAELNDDLAWPDVLAVASLAGIGFTVSLLIGELAFAGDAALTDEVKAAVLMGSLIAAVLSGILLKLRVRKYRTLCEDEERDEDQDGIPDIYEQDNPEYHLRMAAIHEEKAAEHRRKAEVARTARGGVDSPARS, from the coding sequence GTGGCCGCGCCCACCCCCACCAACCGCAAGTTCCTCGGACGCCTTTCGCTGCCCGAGCGGACGTATGTGGCGGACGCGCTGCGCGCCGAGACCGTTGGCGGCGTACTCCTCCTGGTGGCCGCGATCGCCGCGCTGGTGTGGGTGAACAGCCCGCTGAGCGAGAGCTACGAAGCCGTAAGCGACTACCACATCGGCCCGGCCTCCCTCGGCCTCGACCTCTCCGTCCAGCACTGGGCCGCCGACGGGCTGCTCGCCATCTTCTTCTTCGTCGCGGGCATCGAGCTCAAGCGCGAGCTGGTCGCCGGTGAACTGCGCGACCCCAAGGCGGCCGCCCTCCCCGTGGTCGCCGCGATCTGCGGCATGGCGCTGCCCGCACTCGTCTACACCCTCACCGCCGCCATCGGCGGCGGATCCACCGCCGGCTGGGCCGTCCCGACCGCCACCGACATCGCCTTCGCGCTCGCCGTCCTCGCCGTCATCGGCACCTCGCTGCCGTCCGCGCTGCGCGCGTTCCTGCTGACGCTCGCCGTCGTCGACGACCTCTTCGCGATCCTGATCATCGCGGTCTTCTTCACCGACTCACTGAACTTCGCCGCGCTCGGCGGGGCCGTGATCGGGCTCGCCGTGTTCTGGCTACTGCTGCGCAGGGAAGTGCGCGGCTGGTACGTATACGTGCCGCTGGCCCTGGTCATCTGGGGGCTGATGTACAACAGCGGCGTCCACGCCACCATCGCCGGTGTCGCGATGGGCCTGATGCTGCGCTGCACCAAGCGGGACGGCGAGGAGTACTCCCCCGGCGAGCACATCGAGCACCTCGTACGGCCCCTCTCCGCGGGACTCGCCGTGCCGCTCTTCGCGCTCTTCGCGGCGGGCGTCACGGTTTCCGGCAGCGCGCTCACCGATGTCTTCACCAAGCCGGAGACCCTGGGTGTCGTCCTCGGTCTGGTGGTGGGCAAGGCCGTCGGAGTCTTCGGCGGCACCTGGCTGGCGGCACGCTTCACCAGGGCCGAGCTCAATGACGACCTCGCCTGGCCGGACGTCCTCGCCGTCGCCTCACTCGCCGGCATCGGCTTCACCGTCTCCCTGCTCATCGGCGAACTCGCCTTCGCCGGCGACGCGGCACTGACCGACGAGGTCAAGGCCGCGGTCCTGATGGGCTCGCTGATCGCCGCCGTGCTGTCCGGGATTCTGCTCAAGCTGCGGGTGCGCAAGTACCGGACGCTGTGTGAGGACGAGGAGCGCGACGAGGACCAGGACGGCATCCCCGACATCTACGAGCAGGACAATCCCGAGTACCACCTGCGGATGGCGGCGATCCACGAGGAGAAGGCCGCGGAACACCGTCGCAAGGCAGAAGTGGCGAGGACGGCGCGCGGCGGAGTCGACAGTCCGGCCCGATCCTAA
- a CDS encoding ATP-binding protein, translated as MKIAFVGKGGSGKTTLSSLFIRHLAANEAPVVAVDADINQHLGAALGLDESEAAALPAMGAHLPLIKDYLRGSNPRIASTETMIKTTPPGEGSRLLRVNEDNPVYEVCARTVRLDDGDIRLMATGPFTDSDLGVSCYHSKVGAVELCLNHLVDGPDDYVVVDMTAGSDSFASGMFTRFDMTFMVAEPTRKGVSVYRQYKEYARDFGIALKVVGNKVQGQDDVDFLREEAGDDLLVTVGHSDWVRAMEKGRPPRFELLEAENRMSLQALQNAAEDSYEDRDWERYTRQMVHFHLKNAESWGNAKTGADLAAQVDPGFVLGEHSAVPQPS; from the coding sequence ATGAAGATCGCTTTCGTAGGGAAGGGCGGCAGCGGCAAGACCACGCTGTCCTCGCTCTTCATCCGCCACCTGGCCGCCAATGAGGCCCCCGTCGTCGCGGTGGACGCCGACATCAACCAGCACCTGGGGGCCGCACTGGGTCTCGACGAGTCCGAAGCCGCCGCGCTGCCCGCGATGGGCGCGCATCTGCCGCTCATCAAGGACTACCTGCGCGGCTCCAACCCCCGGATCGCCTCCACCGAGACAATGATCAAGACCACGCCGCCCGGCGAGGGCTCGCGGCTGCTGCGCGTCAATGAGGACAACCCGGTCTACGAGGTCTGCGCCCGCACCGTCCGCCTCGACGACGGGGACATCCGGCTGATGGCGACGGGCCCCTTCACCGATTCCGATCTGGGGGTGTCCTGCTACCACTCCAAGGTCGGCGCGGTCGAGCTCTGCCTCAACCATCTGGTCGACGGCCCGGACGACTATGTGGTCGTCGACATGACCGCGGGCTCGGACTCCTTCGCCTCCGGGATGTTCACGCGTTTCGACATGACGTTCATGGTGGCCGAGCCGACCCGCAAGGGCGTCTCCGTCTACCGCCAGTACAAGGAGTACGCACGGGACTTCGGCATTGCGCTGAAGGTCGTCGGCAACAAGGTGCAGGGCCAGGACGACGTGGACTTCCTGCGCGAGGAGGCGGGCGACGACCTGCTCGTCACGGTCGGCCACTCCGACTGGGTCAGGGCGATGGAGAAGGGCCGGCCGCCGCGCTTCGAGCTGTTGGAGGCGGAGAACCGCATGTCACTGCAGGCCCTGCAGAACGCCGCGGAGGACTCGTACGAGGACCGCGACTGGGAGCGCTACACGCGCCAGATGGTGCACTTCCACCTGAAGAACGCGGAGAGCTGGGGGAACGCGAAGACCGGCGCCGACCTGGCTGCGCAGGTCGACCCCGGCTTCGTGCTCGGCGAGCATTCGGCAGTACCCCAGCCCAGCTGA